A single window of Candidatus Rhabdochlamydia oedothoracis DNA harbors:
- a CDS encoding leucine-rich repeat domain-containing protein, with amino-acid sequence MSIFQDNLNQLKTHSSEFKLIDKAIQRISKGDLKPQVAWKIFNDKIADYKTVINPFPVISCLQDLQKLEIQLEDHFLEQLWNVLIDSGAPQLNSITKKREWFEDEKNQSLLDTITVLDLRNSELIFLPREMYQLRNLKKLDLSQNQIEFLPESIKVWTQLEELDLSFNQLITLPDRGIEHLTNLKNLNVSGNTLKRLPRSIGYLKNLKILNVEENCLKELPKEIRQCSFLEVLKVSSNELSQLPRELKDLTSLTEFSAADNELRYSSEELQALGVNSWEQIEKVDLSQNYLNTTVEVLQTLWTNASIIRHSHYEKV; translated from the coding sequence GTGAGCATTTTTCAAGATAACCTTAATCAATTAAAAACCCATTCCTCAGAGTTCAAGTTAATTGATAAAGCAATACAGAGGATTTCAAAAGGTGATCTTAAGCCACAAGTTGCATGGAAAATCTTTAACGATAAAATAGCTGATTATAAAACAGTAATAAACCCCTTTCCTGTCATATCCTGCCTACAAGATCTACAGAAACTAGAAATACAGCTAGAAGATCATTTTTTAGAGCAGCTTTGGAATGTTTTAATAGATAGTGGTGCTCCTCAGCTAAATTCAATAACCAAAAAAAGAGAGTGGTTTGAAGATGAAAAGAATCAATCTTTATTAGATACAATAACTGTTCTAGATTTGCGAAATTCTGAACTTATTTTTCTACCTAGAGAAATGTATCAATTACGTAATTTAAAAAAGTTAGATCTTAGTCAAAATCAAATTGAATTTTTACCAGAATCGATCAAAGTTTGGACGCAGCTTGAGGAGCTAGACCTTAGCTTTAATCAACTGATAACGCTACCTGATCGTGGAATTGAGCATTTAACAAACTTAAAAAATCTAAATGTAAGCGGTAATACTCTTAAGCGTCTGCCTCGATCCATTGGATATCTTAAAAACTTGAAAATACTCAATGTTGAGGAGAATTGCTTAAAAGAGCTCCCAAAAGAGATTAGGCAATGTAGTTTTTTAGAAGTGCTTAAAGTATCGAGCAATGAATTATCCCAATTACCTAGGGAACTTAAAGATTTAACCTCTCTTACGGAATTTTCTGCTGCTGATAATGAATTAAGGTATTCATCTGAAGAATTACAAGCACTTGGAGTAAATAGCTGGGAACAAATAGAAAAAGTAGACCTCTCGCAAAACTATCTAAATACAACAGTAGAGGTTCTTCAAACCTTATGGACAAATGCAAGTATCATTAGGCATAGCCACTATGAAAAAGTGTAA
- the priA gene encoding replication restart helicase PriA yields the protein MSDLNSGSIVSVILDQAINMTLDYKVCPSFIGRIYIGSRVKVPLQGSTRLATVIEIKQNSPVKKLRKIIELLDTPVLPKDLVSLAKWMAHYYCCPLRKVLQVILPPSVRKDTGTKQQLFIKPLLDKSRLKELCESLRLTSHTQAEVVSTLLQAPKGLLLSELMEKANVSRSPINTLIKKNILSCSSITIDRSKLLEWEFFRTKPKALNPEQVKALESIKHSLNTNLFQTHLLYGVTGSGKTEVYLQAIQHALEQGKSIIFLVPEIALTSQTIERLRSRFLQKLSILHYRISAGEKRDAWHNIATHITPIVIGARSAIFSPTCHLGLIIVDEEHESSYKQTEESPRYHARDIAVMRAKLNQATVILGSATPSLESYQNTLLDKYHLNTLSKRADKAHLPQIQIVDMRPQYQKAKGFTLFSEILIEKIKQKIALGEQVLLFLNRRGYHTSQLCLNCSYVISCPHCDISLTFYFKENRFTCHLCDFSLFPPPKSCPKCHAEGQLKFKGVGTELVERSLKALLPEARTLRIDRDTTRHKGSHELLLKQFRTGKADVLIGTQMIAKGLHFPLVTLVGVLMADSNLQIPDFRASETTFQLLTQVAGRSGRGSLLGEVLIQTLLPEHMILSLAQQQNFEGFFAQEIQTRRLFCYPPFTRLVKLIFSGKIESQVVEYAEKIRKDLKRKLINNCEILPLIACGHAKIKDLFRYQFLIKAKKLIPILLPLHQIPQHKEIKLSIDVDPLSTFF from the coding sequence ATGTCAGATCTTAACTCCGGCAGCATCGTCTCTGTAATTTTAGACCAAGCTATTAATATGACTCTTGACTATAAGGTCTGTCCGAGCTTTATAGGTCGTATTTATATTGGATCTCGTGTAAAGGTTCCTCTACAAGGATCTACCAGATTAGCTACGGTTATCGAAATTAAGCAAAACTCTCCAGTAAAAAAGCTACGTAAAATCATCGAGCTTTTAGATACGCCTGTTTTACCCAAAGATCTAGTCTCTCTTGCTAAATGGATGGCACATTACTATTGCTGTCCTTTACGTAAAGTCTTGCAAGTTATCCTGCCACCTAGCGTGCGCAAAGATACAGGGACTAAACAACAGTTATTTATAAAACCTCTTCTTGATAAATCAAGGTTAAAAGAGTTATGCGAAAGCTTGCGTTTAACCTCTCATACGCAAGCTGAAGTAGTATCGACTCTTCTACAAGCTCCTAAAGGATTATTGCTTAGTGAACTGATGGAAAAAGCAAATGTCTCTCGTAGCCCTATTAATACACTGATTAAAAAAAATATACTAAGTTGCTCTTCGATTACCATTGATCGCTCTAAATTGTTAGAATGGGAGTTTTTTAGAACCAAACCAAAAGCATTAAATCCTGAACAGGTAAAAGCGCTTGAATCTATAAAACACAGCTTAAATACAAACCTGTTTCAGACACATCTACTATATGGAGTGACGGGAAGTGGAAAAACAGAAGTATATTTACAAGCTATTCAACATGCACTAGAACAAGGAAAAAGCATCATCTTTCTTGTGCCAGAAATTGCCTTAACTTCTCAAACCATTGAAAGATTAAGAAGTAGATTTTTGCAAAAATTATCCATTTTGCACTATCGGATCTCTGCTGGGGAAAAAAGAGATGCTTGGCATAATATCGCCACTCATATCACTCCTATTGTCATTGGAGCTAGATCTGCTATATTTAGCCCTACTTGCCACTTAGGTCTAATCATTGTTGATGAAGAACATGAGAGCTCTTACAAACAAACAGAAGAGTCTCCTAGATACCATGCACGTGATATAGCTGTTATGCGTGCTAAGCTAAACCAAGCAACAGTAATCCTGGGCAGTGCAACACCTAGCTTAGAAAGCTATCAAAATACTCTTTTAGATAAATACCATTTAAATACGTTGTCCAAACGAGCGGACAAAGCTCATTTGCCACAAATACAAATCGTTGATATGCGCCCTCAATATCAAAAAGCCAAGGGATTCACTCTATTTTCTGAAATATTGATTGAGAAAATTAAACAGAAGATAGCACTTGGTGAACAGGTTCTGCTTTTTTTAAACCGAAGGGGCTATCACACTTCACAACTATGCTTAAACTGTTCATACGTTATAAGTTGTCCTCATTGCGATATCTCTTTGACCTTTTATTTCAAAGAAAACCGATTTACGTGTCATCTATGCGACTTCTCTCTTTTCCCTCCCCCTAAATCTTGTCCTAAATGCCATGCGGAAGGACAACTAAAATTTAAAGGGGTCGGCACAGAATTAGTAGAGCGTTCTTTAAAGGCTCTTCTACCAGAAGCGCGCACACTGCGTATTGACAGGGATACAACTCGTCACAAAGGAAGCCACGAACTATTATTAAAACAGTTTCGCACAGGCAAAGCTGATGTGTTGATCGGAACACAAATGATCGCAAAAGGCCTGCATTTTCCTTTAGTGACATTAGTAGGTGTTCTCATGGCTGATAGCAACTTGCAAATTCCTGATTTCCGAGCTAGTGAAACCACCTTCCAATTGCTCACGCAAGTAGCTGGAAGATCTGGAAGAGGATCTCTATTAGGAGAAGTGCTCATCCAAACCCTTCTTCCAGAGCACATGATTCTCTCTCTAGCACAACAACAAAACTTTGAAGGTTTTTTTGCTCAAGAAATACAAACACGTAGGCTATTTTGCTATCCTCCTTTTACCAGGCTTGTAAAACTGATTTTTAGCGGAAAAATAGAATCCCAAGTTGTAGAATATGCAGAAAAAATTCGAAAAGATCTAAAGAGAAAACTGATAAATAACTGTGAAATTCTACCGCTTATTGCCTGCGGTCATGCTAAAATTAAAGATCTATTCCGCTATCAGTTTCTCATTAAAGCGAAAAAATTGATCCCTATACTCCTCCCATTACATCAGATACCACAACACAAAGAGATCAAACTCTCTATCGATGTGGATCCTTTGTCCACTTTTTTTTAG
- a CDS encoding IS5 family transposase (programmed frameshift) produces MTRSYPSSRKQFSKIHLILESTRKKTRPRRVDLYDIFCGILYILTSGCQWRMLPIEYPKWELCYYYFHLWNKKDDKNSKSILEIVLKKLVGEVRKSSGRKEKTSFVIIDAQSVKNTDTAEKKGYDAGKKISGIKRHIAVDTQGLPHAIHITTANITDRNGCIEAFSLHKNHLFGVKNVLADGGYSGEKFAKSVQEILGCIVEIAKRNTLHTFTVIPKRWVVERFFAWIEKCRRLWKNCERKLHTSLNMVVLAFIALILKRF; encoded by the exons ATGACCCGCTCTTATCCAAGTTCTCGTAAACAATTTAGCAAAATCCATCTAATACTTGAGTCTACACGCAAAAAAACACGTCCACGAAGAGTTGATCTATATGATATTTTTTGTGGAATTTTGTACATTTTAACAAGTGGTTGCCAGTGGCGTATGTTACCCATAGAATATCCTAAATGGGAATTATGTTATTATTATTTCCATCTTTGGAATAAAAAAGATGATAAAAATTCTAAGAGTATTCTTGAAATAGTTTTA AAAAAATTGGTTGGCGAGGTCAGAAAAAGCAGTGGTCGGAAAGAGAAAACAAGCTTTGTAATTATTGATGCTCAAAGTGTTAAAAATACTGATACAGCGGAGAAGAAAGGATATGATGCAGGGAAAAAAATATCAGGAATAAAAAGACATATAGCAGTCGATACCCAAGGGCTTCCTCATGCGATTCACATTACCACCGCTAATATCACTGACAGAAATGGGTGTATAGAAGCATTTTCACTACATAAAAACCATTTGTTCGGTGTAAAAAATGTTTTAGCAGATGGAGGATATTCTGGAGAGAAATTTGCAAAGAGCGTGCAGGAGATATTAGGATGTATAGTAGAAATAGCCAAAAGAAATACACTCCATACTTTTACAGTTATTCCCAAAAGATGGGTTGTAGAGCGTTTTTTTGCGTGGATAGAAAAATGTCGCAGGCTATGGAAAAATTGCGAAAGAAAACTACATACAAGCCTGAATATGGTGGTTCTTGCTTTTATTGCTCTAATTTTGAAAAGATTTTAA